Proteins encoded by one window of Mycoplasma capricolum subsp. capricolum ATCC 27343:
- a CDS encoding M24 family metallopeptidase gives MTKHEIINELLEKNNADAIILYSPENRYWFSKFHSSLGYLIISKTESHLFLDGRYITAAKNSKEINKDVQLHHFSRSLKDDLIEILNKNNIKTLAFESDWTYFNQYEAYKNHWFKDFNLVGINCSKMRMIKDEWEIANIKKACDITDQVFQAALDFVKPGISEKQLQRFIDDKFLEFGADKISFDTIIASGVNGSMPHAVPSEKIIQNNELITIDMGCFYNGYCSDQTRTIAIGDVDPKLIEIYNIVYEAQSLGISLVKEGVIAGDVHKQVYDYIDKKGYGKYFDHGLGHGIGVEIHEEPSVGSIGSEVLKENMTITIEPGIYIPNLGGVRIEDDVLVTKTGCKLLTSSPRILIKLQK, from the coding sequence ATGACTAAACATGAAATAATTAATGAATTATTAGAAAAAAATAATGCTGATGCTATTATTTTATATTCTCCTGAAAACAGATATTGATTTTCTAAATTTCACTCTTCTTTAGGTTATTTAATCATTAGTAAAACTGAAAGTCATTTATTTTTAGATGGAAGATATATAACTGCTGCAAAAAATAGTAAAGAAATTAATAAAGATGTTCAATTACATCATTTTTCAAGAAGTTTAAAAGATGATTTAATTGAAATTTTAAATAAAAATAATATTAAAACTTTAGCATTTGAATCTGATTGAACTTATTTTAATCAATATGAAGCATATAAAAATCATTGATTTAAAGACTTTAATTTAGTAGGAATTAATTGTTCAAAAATGAGAATGATTAAAGATGAATGAGAAATAGCAAACATTAAAAAAGCTTGTGATATTACAGATCAAGTGTTCCAAGCAGCACTAGATTTTGTAAAACCAGGAATTAGTGAAAAACAATTACAAAGATTTATTGATGATAAATTTTTAGAATTTGGTGCAGATAAAATTAGTTTTGACACTATTATTGCAAGTGGGGTAAATGGAAGTATGCCTCATGCTGTTCCTAGTGAAAAAATTATTCAAAATAATGAATTAATTACTATTGATATGGGTTGTTTTTATAATGGATATTGTTCAGATCAAACAAGAACAATTGCAATTGGTGATGTTGATCCAAAATTAATTGAAATTTATAATATCGTTTATGAAGCTCAAAGCTTAGGAATTAGTTTAGTTAAAGAAGGGGTAATTGCTGGAGATGTTCATAAACAAGTTTATGATTATATTGACAAAAAAGGATATGGAAAATATTTTGATCATGGGCTTGGACATGGAATTGGTGTAGAAATTCATGAAGAACCAAGTGTTGGATCAATAGGTAGTGAAGTGTTAAAAGAAAATATGACTATTACTATTGAACCAGGAATTTATATTCCAAATCTTGGGGGAGTAAGAATTGAAGATGATGTTTTAGTAACCAAAACTGGATGCAAACTACTAACTTCATCACCAAGAATTTTAATAAAATTACAAAAATAA
- the trpS gene encoding tryptophan--tRNA ligase, which translates to MEKQIMVSGITPSGTMTLGNYLGVIKRFIKYQNEYDLFIFIANLHAITLPQEKEKLRKNTKEIAALYFACGLDINKTTIFLQSDVLEHAQLGWILTTNTSMGELSRMTQFKDKSLKAESINGKGHIPTGLFTYPALMAADILLYDPKYVPVGIDQKQHIEITRDIAIRMNNKYGEMFKIPEPLINSEIKIMDLQDPSKKMSKSSDNPKAIITLLDSIDEIKTKIKAAVTDSENLIKYDPINKPGVSNLITIYCQLKNISVKQAEEHWKNKNYKDLKDDVSQALIDEIIPIQTKFKELYNSKQVEQWLELGANKARHIANKKLNKVQNLMGLNYSRK; encoded by the coding sequence ATGGAAAAACAAATAATGGTTTCAGGAATTACTCCAAGTGGAACTATGACTTTAGGTAATTACTTAGGAGTAATAAAACGTTTTATAAAATATCAAAATGAATATGATTTATTTATTTTTATTGCTAATTTACATGCAATTACACTACCTCAAGAAAAAGAAAAATTAAGAAAAAATACTAAAGAAATTGCTGCTTTGTATTTTGCTTGTGGATTAGATATTAATAAAACTACTATTTTTTTACAATCTGATGTTTTAGAACATGCTCAATTAGGTTGAATTTTAACAACTAATACTAGTATGGGTGAATTATCTAGAATGACTCAATTTAAAGACAAATCTTTAAAAGCTGAATCAATTAATGGAAAAGGACATATTCCAACAGGTTTATTTACTTATCCAGCTTTAATGGCAGCAGACATTTTATTATATGATCCAAAATATGTACCAGTTGGAATTGATCAAAAACAACACATTGAAATTACTAGAGATATTGCTATTAGAATGAATAATAAATATGGAGAAATGTTTAAAATTCCAGAACCTTTAATTAATAGCGAAATTAAAATTATGGACCTTCAAGATCCTAGTAAAAAAATGAGTAAGTCTAGTGATAATCCAAAAGCAATAATCACTTTATTAGATTCAATTGATGAAATTAAGACAAAAATTAAAGCAGCAGTTACTGACTCAGAAAATTTAATTAAATATGATCCAATCAATAAACCTGGAGTTTCTAATTTAATTACTATTTATTGTCAGTTAAAAAATATTTCAGTTAAGCAAGCTGAAGAACATTGAAAAAATAAAAACTATAAAGATTTAAAAGATGACGTTAGTCAAGCTTTAATTGATGAAATTATCCCAATTCAAACAAAATTTAAAGAACTATATAATTCAAAACAAGTTGAACAATGATTAGAACTTGGTGCTAATAAAGCTAGACATATTGCTAATAAAAAACTTAATAAAGTACAAAATTTAATGGGATTAAACTATAGTAGAAAATAA
- the fic gene encoding protein adenylyltransferase Fic encodes MCFKKRFIMKPNFIEKKYEIELSKRRCKELWDKDIMSTFEIGTWKGLQQIHKYIFQDVFDFAGEMRKVNISKNDFMFASLLFLDDNLKKIDKLPENTFDEIINKYVEMNICHPFREGNGRSTRIWLDLILKKRLKLVVNWEFIDKDSYLLAMIRSTVDLVELKELLKKHLTNKINDRKTFIKAIVKSYEYEGYYIKV; translated from the coding sequence ATTTGTTTTAAAAAGAGATTTATTATGAAACCAAATTTTATTGAAAAAAAATATGAAATTGAACTTTCTAAAAGACGTTGTAAAGAATTATGAGATAAAGATATTATGTCTACTTTTGAAATTGGAACATGAAAAGGTTTACAACAAATTCATAAATATATTTTTCAAGACGTATTTGATTTTGCTGGAGAAATGAGAAAAGTTAACATTTCAAAAAATGATTTTATGTTTGCTTCTTTATTATTTTTAGATGATAATTTAAAAAAAATAGATAAACTACCTGAAAATACTTTTGATGAGATTATTAACAAATATGTTGAAATGAATATTTGTCATCCATTTAGAGAAGGTAATGGTAGATCAACTAGAATTTGATTAGATTTAATATTAAAAAAAAGATTAAAGTTAGTAGTTAATTGAGAATTTATTGATAAAGATAGTTATCTTTTAGCTATGATTAGATCAACTGTTGATTTAGTGGAATTAAAAGAATTATTAAAAAAACATTTAACAAATAAAATTAATGACAGAAAAACTTTTATAAAAGCTATAGTTAAATCTTATGAATATGAAGGATATTATATTAAAGTTTAA
- a CDS encoding putative immunoglobulin-blocking virulence protein, with the protein MYFLKKKKNKILMYALIASLTTSLSFGSVIYYSISDANISFETSSNGITDAELTPINNATNDALISNRDNKLKPSSEKVIKESDKTKEDKLIIPVKKEKEQDVAKVQPKPEINKPDSPAVRQTTSRSKTRITINGVSVEAEIEGPPGFHVHKQDIDRKITNPTKPYQNHTVGKIISIEVTDELRKSVLNNALSAPDGHEDRGAGLFNNTLMQVFDSELKDASDVIKALETLEAIGKVNSEFFKNNIERYQKLLDSSRVSEFLTEKGQKEYPELKGKFKTKTQEYIWLIHNLDQKKFTTIASRSEKYLKEGLTISPRNAFINENGEIDSYSWGPPGEYNTVTARMQRDNSTYRVFDYDAWQTRSPGDIDSGNFPGWKKENVTSEFTSKFNFSDGEGITISRLTREKPTESTGKINTGLVLELDVSNSNVYKKAQNLIKQFKGHTEKITSYRIKNMGDVDTSQSFKQILDELPEEIPQLELFFSDKATNTASLIALENKKIKELSLFTNGNSLRNSWSYNPLSFRNTTYINNLDYNVSYDYPKHEKISTRITFNTLAFDKDDYKNDQNYQRINDGLRMVYYARNNEPFFQGAFGPGLTPDKKLGDNSYPSKLDFSRVTGIKSLRGLIFHDEYDSSNRSRKITELTLYNNEDFFEISADELDKANLEHLSTGEGSPEKPKINFSNGSSTRGIRISGSNQLSESGRKNLEKYFEYSESLKFAGKQIQVDSSSNQLKEQLKSWGYSVSDSSTRSFT; encoded by the coding sequence GTGTATTTTTTAAAAAAGAAAAAAAACAAGATTTTAATGTATGCATTAATAGCTAGTTTAACTACTTCTTTATCATTTGGTTCAGTAATCTATTATTCTATTTCAGATGCTAATATTTCTTTTGAAACTTCTTCAAATGGAATAACTGATGCTGAATTAACTCCAATTAATAATGCAACCAATGATGCACTAATCTCAAATAGAGATAATAAATTAAAACCAAGTTCAGAAAAAGTCATTAAAGAATCTGATAAGACTAAAGAAGATAAATTAATAATTCCTGTTAAAAAAGAAAAAGAACAAGATGTAGCAAAAGTTCAACCTAAACCTGAAATCAATAAACCTGATAGTCCTGCAGTTAGACAAACTACTAGTAGATCAAAAACTAGAATTACAATAAATGGAGTAAGTGTTGAAGCTGAGATTGAAGGACCTCCAGGTTTTCATGTTCATAAACAAGATATAGATAGAAAAATAACAAATCCTACTAAGCCTTATCAAAATCATACAGTTGGTAAAATTATTAGTATTGAAGTAACTGATGAATTGAGAAAGAGTGTTTTAAATAATGCATTATCTGCTCCTGACGGTCATGAAGATAGAGGTGCAGGCTTATTTAATAACACATTAATGCAGGTATTTGATAGTGAGCTGAAAGATGCTTCAGATGTGATAAAGGCTTTAGAAACATTAGAAGCAATTGGAAAAGTTAATTCAGAATTTTTTAAAAATAATATAGAACGCTATCAAAAATTATTAGATTCTTCTAGAGTATCAGAATTTTTAACTGAAAAAGGTCAAAAAGAATATCCAGAATTAAAAGGTAAATTCAAAACTAAAACACAAGAATACATTTGATTAATTCATAATTTAGATCAGAAAAAATTCACTACAATAGCTTCTAGATCAGAAAAATATTTAAAAGAAGGTTTAACAATTTCACCAAGAAATGCTTTTATTAACGAGAATGGAGAAATTGACTCTTATTCATGAGGTCCACCTGGAGAATATAATACTGTAACTGCTAGAATGCAAAGAGATAATTCAACTTATAGAGTTTTTGACTATGATGCATGACAAACAAGAAGTCCTGGAGACATTGATAGTGGCAATTTTCCTGGTTGAAAAAAAGAAAATGTAACTTCTGAATTTACAAGTAAGTTTAATTTTTCTGATGGAGAAGGTATTACTATAAGTAGATTAACTAGAGAAAAACCAACTGAATCAACAGGAAAAATAAATACTGGTTTAGTTTTAGAATTAGATGTTTCTAATTCAAATGTATATAAAAAAGCTCAAAATTTAATTAAACAATTTAAAGGTCATACTGAAAAAATCACCTCCTATAGAATTAAAAATATGGGTGATGTGGATACTTCTCAAAGTTTTAAACAAATACTAGATGAACTTCCTGAAGAAATTCCACAACTAGAGCTATTCTTTTCAGATAAAGCAACAAATACAGCTAGTTTAATTGCTTTAGAAAATAAAAAAATTAAAGAATTATCTTTATTTACTAATGGAAATTCATTAAGAAATTCTTGATCATATAATCCGTTATCCTTTAGAAATACAACATATATTAACAATTTAGATTACAATGTTAGCTACGATTATCCTAAGCACGAAAAAATATCAACAAGAATCACTTTTAATACATTAGCTTTTGATAAAGATGATTATAAAAATGATCAAAATTATCAAAGAATCAATGATGGATTAAGGATGGTTTATTATGCAAGAAACAATGAACCATTTTTCCAAGGAGCATTTGGTCCTGGACTTACTCCTGATAAAAAATTAGGAGATAATAGTTATCCATCTAAACTAGACTTTTCTAGAGTAACAGGTATTAAATCATTAAGAGGTTTGATTTTTCATGATGAATATGATTCATCAAATAGATCTAGAAAAATTACTGAATTAACTTTATATAATAATGAAGATTTTTTTGAAATATCTGCAGATGAGTTAGATAAAGCTAATTTAGAACATTTATCAACTGGAGAAGGAAGTCCTGAAAAACCAAAAATTAACTTTAGTAATGGAAGCTCAACTAGAGGAATAAGAATAAGTGGGTCTAATCAGTTATCTGAATCAGGTAGAAAAAATCTTGAAAAATACTTTGAATATAGTGAAAGCTTAAAATTTGCTGGTAAACAAATTCAAGTTGATTCAAGTTCAAATCAATTAAAAGAACAATTAAAATCATGAGGGTATAGTGTTTCAGATTCAAGCACTAGATCATTTACTTAA
- the mip gene encoding Ig-specific serine endopeptidase MIP — translation MKKFNKLLMLISSSTLLIPLTLLISCKPQTKKTINRPLSDNEFINLVDSINNENDILKYADIKFKDPSGDLISKESVLPTRLSNNDILITFKDRYEKQVNASVTNIKIEDSDNPFSVVNDATVFIEFKNASTNKAKTKSFKITGLNTKNTVDRSGHKVVDELAYFNGETGYTKYTNNSQKERFKFDNDKYISRLEAEFGGSKGSIDLKRFRGLEASDNDIKNFDKQAELSNFDSYYNAALKGFTLPVYKDGKVDGLKINDASETIKGPSPIDSLGRIEKAKTNGLARTIPNETYKTAAIQTFQVSFKGWKDYAQEIAEAEYYIKLFERWTDDQIKQYIARQLWQLEQNLKYDLNLVEKDIATTDPELTTVIKGFNDKKEQLKKDYEKEKARLSSLKKDELVQWQKEEIEKYKRKKEEKIFQTSESGTMWIMDYLTEDNGKTPTKFYFGTNSHVAKAIKDDLISVSLTRINSDINVGQTFNINSFDKNFTTFTFEAQENKSKISDAVTAIFHATDFIKKESGPVELLEKEQKEKYKDAGIFADFAVIEIDFEKLLKTDDYKRSIWNEKTEISDKSPSDQEGLIKKITNNYQNSKSKIQFESNSLLEDQFYNTFDRKLDFNHNKPEDVKNYKDLNSFYILGYPSSKEDHYLEKYYDQKQLDYQKYDFSLWVNSEYKYYKNIAKKEGYTSSFKDYELEKGNFLSYQIGYRSFIDKPGLTDAFLAVHRIGSDLYTLYDEKENKVKHYFNYGLEILPRFYAPAGGASGSGVRTKDNKLIAIFHAANYVAKTGLAAAFRSNGYDYKNLFGNYKLGQYDLIYGGGKDQQSGRSYREVMNTKYNNKKSALFSNGFNEIPENFKFKDSKAK, via the coding sequence ATGAAAAAATTTAATAAATTATTAATGTTAATTTCTTCATCAACTTTACTTATTCCACTTACTTTACTTATTTCTTGCAAACCACAGACTAAAAAAACTATTAATAGACCTTTAAGTGATAATGAGTTTATAAATTTAGTTGATTCTATTAATAATGAAAATGATATTCTAAAGTATGCTGATATTAAGTTTAAAGATCCATCAGGTGATTTGATTAGTAAAGAAAGTGTTTTACCTACAAGATTAAGTAATAATGATATATTAATCACTTTTAAAGATAGATATGAAAAGCAAGTTAATGCTAGTGTTACTAATATAAAAATTGAAGATTCTGATAATCCATTTTCTGTAGTAAATGATGCTACTGTTTTTATTGAATTTAAAAATGCTTCAACAAATAAAGCGAAAACTAAAAGTTTTAAAATAACTGGTTTAAATACTAAAAATACAGTTGATAGATCTGGTCATAAAGTAGTTGATGAGTTAGCTTATTTTAATGGTGAAACAGGTTATACTAAATATACAAATAATAGTCAAAAAGAAAGATTTAAATTTGATAATGATAAATACATTTCTAGACTAGAAGCTGAATTTGGTGGATCTAAAGGTTCTATTGATTTAAAAAGATTTAGAGGTTTAGAAGCTAGTGATAATGATATTAAAAACTTTGATAAACAAGCTGAATTAAGCAATTTTGATAGTTATTATAATGCTGCATTAAAGGGATTTACCTTACCTGTTTATAAAGATGGTAAAGTTGATGGATTAAAAATCAATGATGCTTCAGAGACTATAAAAGGTCCTTCACCAATTGATTCACTAGGAAGAATTGAAAAAGCAAAAACTAATGGACTAGCTAGAACTATACCAAATGAAACATATAAAACTGCTGCTATTCAAACTTTTCAAGTAAGTTTTAAAGGTTGAAAAGATTATGCTCAAGAAATAGCTGAAGCTGAATATTATATAAAATTATTTGAAAGATGAACTGATGATCAAATCAAGCAATATATTGCTAGACAATTATGACAATTAGAACAAAATCTTAAATATGACTTAAATTTAGTAGAAAAAGATATTGCTACAACTGATCCTGAGTTAACTACAGTAATTAAAGGATTTAATGATAAAAAAGAACAATTAAAAAAAGATTATGAAAAAGAAAAAGCAAGATTATCTTCTTTAAAAAAAGATGAATTAGTTCAATGACAAAAAGAAGAAATTGAAAAATATAAAAGAAAAAAAGAAGAGAAGATTTTTCAAACTTCTGAATCTGGAACTATGTGAATAATGGACTATCTTACTGAAGATAATGGTAAAACTCCAACCAAGTTTTATTTTGGAACAAATTCACATGTTGCTAAAGCTATAAAAGATGATCTAATTTCAGTGTCATTAACTAGAATTAATTCTGATATAAATGTAGGCCAAACTTTTAATATAAACAGTTTTGATAAAAACTTTACAACTTTTACTTTTGAAGCACAAGAAAATAAAAGCAAAATTAGTGATGCTGTTACTGCTATTTTTCATGCAACTGACTTTATAAAAAAAGAAAGTGGCCCAGTTGAATTGCTGGAAAAAGAACAAAAAGAAAAATATAAAGATGCTGGAATATTTGCAGATTTTGCTGTTATTGAAATTGATTTTGAAAAGCTATTAAAAACAGATGACTACAAACGTTCTATTTGAAATGAAAAAACTGAAATTTCTGATAAATCTCCAAGTGATCAAGAAGGATTAATTAAAAAAATTACTAATAATTATCAAAATAGTAAATCTAAAATTCAATTTGAATCTAACTCGCTGTTAGAAGATCAATTCTATAATACATTTGATAGAAAACTTGATTTTAATCATAACAAGCCTGAAGATGTAAAAAACTATAAAGATCTAAATAGTTTTTATATTTTAGGTTATCCTTCTTCAAAAGAAGATCATTATTTAGAAAAATACTATGACCAAAAGCAATTAGATTACCAAAAATATGATTTTTCATTATGAGTCAATAGTGAATATAAATATTATAAGAACATAGCAAAAAAAGAAGGTTATACTAGTTCATTTAAAGATTATGAACTAGAAAAAGGAAATTTCTTATCATATCAAATTGGATATAGATCATTTATAGATAAGCCAGGATTAACTGATGCATTTTTAGCAGTTCATAGAATAGGTAGTGATTTATATACACTTTATGATGAAAAAGAAAATAAAGTTAAACATTACTTTAATTATGGATTAGAAATACTACCAAGATTTTATGCACCAGCTGGTGGAGCTTCTGGGTCTGGTGTTAGAACAAAAGATAATAAATTAATTGCAATATTTCACGCAGCAAATTATGTTGCAAAAACTGGTTTAGCTGCTGCATTTAGATCTAATGGTTATGATTATAAGAATCTATTTGGTAATTATAAATTAGGTCAATATGATTTAATTTATGGTGGTGGAAAAGATCAACAATCAGGAAGATCTTATAGAGAAGTTATGAATACTAAATACAATAATAAGAAGAGTGCATTATTTAGTAATGGGTTCAATGAAATACCTGAAAATTTTAAATTTAAAGATAGCAAAGCAAAATAA
- a CDS encoding putative immunoglobulin-blocking virulence protein encodes MYFLKKKKNKILMYTLVASLATSLSFGSVIYYSISDANISFETSSNGITDAELTPINNPIDDAIVSNRDNKLKPNPERIIRETNKKDQDKLIIPKKEEKEIKEVAKPEPKPEIIKPETTINKPSRAKVKSQIVINGVTVNAEIEAPPGFIVHDQDKSRNIANPTRPYQNHIVEKILSIEVTQALRDSVVKNSLTGGEGYDKGAGLFQNTLTNVISREIEENKGNIHKALENLEAISKQNSDFFNSSIERYKRLLDSKNVIEYLKPEAKIQYPKLKGEFKTKTQEYLWLINNLDHSKFTKIASTSEKYLKEGLTISPRSAFINENGEIDSHGWGPPDAYNTVTSRLQRDNSTYRVFDYDQYYNRSSDRIENGTYPGWTKKDVTNDFTSSFGFSKSDGITISRLTRDNKTNVEGKINSGLVLELDVSNTKAYEKSKELIEKFKSHSEKITSYRIKNMGEISSDQKFIEILSALPEDIPQLELFFSDKATNTASLIALENKKIKELSLYTNGNSLRNSWSYNPLALRNTTWINTIDYNVSAQYSSHQKITTRITFNTLAFDQKDFENNSYQRINDGLRMVYYARNNEPFFQGAFGPGLSPDRSLGDNSYPTGLDFSRVTGIKSLKGLRFDDEYNPSNKPRKIAELTLFNDNSHFEISADELNDANLEHLSTGENSPIKPKIKFSNGNATTKIRITGNNITEKGRQNLEKYFDYSDSLKVGNKQIEVTDTSGQLANKLKDWGYNVTQASDKQFT; translated from the coding sequence GTGTATTTTTTAAAAAAGAAAAAGAATAAGATTTTAATGTATACTTTAGTTGCTAGTTTAGCTACTTCTTTATCATTTGGATCAGTAATTTATTATTCTATTTCAGATGCTAATATTTCTTTTGAAACTTCTTCAAATGGAATAACTGATGCTGAATTAACCCCAATAAATAATCCGATTGATGATGCAATAGTTTCAAATAGAGACAATAAACTAAAACCAAATCCTGAAAGAATTATTAGAGAAACTAATAAAAAAGATCAAGACAAACTAATAATTCCTAAAAAGGAAGAAAAAGAAATAAAAGAAGTGGCAAAACCTGAACCAAAACCAGAAATTATTAAGCCTGAAACTACTATAAATAAACCAAGTAGAGCTAAAGTAAAATCTCAAATTGTTATAAATGGAGTTACAGTTAACGCTGAAATTGAAGCACCTCCTGGATTTATTGTTCATGATCAAGACAAATCTAGAAATATTGCTAATCCAACTAGACCCTATCAAAATCATATAGTTGAAAAAATATTAAGTATTGAAGTAACACAAGCATTAAGAGATAGTGTTGTTAAAAATTCATTAACTGGTGGTGAAGGTTATGATAAAGGTGCTGGATTATTTCAAAATACACTAACTAATGTCATTTCTAGAGAAATTGAAGAAAATAAAGGTAATATTCATAAGGCCCTAGAAAATCTAGAGGCTATTTCAAAACAAAATTCAGATTTTTTTAACTCAAGTATTGAACGTTATAAAAGATTATTAGATTCTAAAAATGTAATAGAATATTTAAAACCAGAAGCAAAAATACAATATCCTAAACTAAAAGGTGAATTTAAAACTAAAACACAAGAATATCTTTGATTAATTAATAATTTAGATCATTCTAAATTTACTAAAATTGCTTCAACTTCTGAAAAATATTTAAAAGAAGGTTTAACAATTTCACCAAGAAGTGCTTTTATTAATGAAAATGGTGAAATTGATTCTCATGGATGAGGACCACCTGATGCATATAATACAGTAACATCAAGATTACAAAGAGATAATTCTACTTATAGAGTTTTTGATTATGATCAATATTATAATAGATCATCAGATAGAATTGAAAATGGAACTTATCCTGGTTGAACTAAAAAAGATGTTACAAATGATTTTACTTCTAGTTTTGGTTTTTCAAAAAGCGATGGAATCACAATTAGTAGATTAACTAGAGATAACAAAACTAATGTTGAAGGAAAAATTAATTCAGGATTAGTTTTAGAGTTGGATGTCTCAAATACAAAAGCTTATGAAAAATCTAAAGAATTAATAGAAAAATTTAAATCACATTCTGAAAAAATTACTTCTTATAGAATTAAAAATATGGGTGAAATTAGTTCAGATCAAAAATTTATTGAGATTTTATCTGCATTGCCAGAAGATATTCCACAACTAGAATTATTCTTTTCAGATAAAGCAACAAATACAGCCAGTTTAATTGCTTTAGAAAATAAAAAAATTAAAGAATTATCTTTATATACTAATGGAAATTCACTAAGAAACTCATGATCGTATAATCCATTAGCTTTAAGAAATACAACTTGAATAAATACAATTGACTATAATGTAAGCGCTCAATATTCATCGCATCAAAAAATTACAACTAGAATTACTTTCAACACTTTAGCATTTGATCAAAAAGACTTTGAAAATAATAGCTACCAAAGAATCAATGATGGATTAAGAATGGTTTATTATGCAAGAAACAATGAACCATTTTTCCAAGGAGCGTTTGGTCCTGGACTTAGTCCTGATAGATCATTAGGTGATAATAGTTATCCAACTGGTTTAGATTTTTCAAGAGTAACAGGAATTAAGTCATTAAAAGGGTTAAGATTTGATGATGAATATAATCCATCAAATAAACCTAGAAAAATTGCTGAATTAACATTATTTAATGATAATAGTCATTTTGAAATTTCAGCTGATGAGTTAAATGATGCTAATTTAGAACATCTATCAACTGGAGAAAATAGTCCAATTAAACCAAAAATTAAATTTAGTAATGGTAATGCTACTACAAAAATTAGAATTACAGGAAACAATATAACAGAAAAAGGTCGTCAAAATTTAGAAAAATATTTTGATTATAGTGATAGTTTAAAAGTTGGTAATAAGCAGATTGAAGTAACAGATACAAGTGGTCAACTTGCAAATAAATTAAAAGATTGAGGTTATAATGTAACTCAAGCTTCAGATAAACAATTTACTTAA